Genomic window (Candidatus Melainabacteria bacterium):
TAGTTATTGGAATTTGGGAATATGGTTTATATAAAAAAGATATTAATGCAAATAAAAGAGTTCTTGCTATTCTTTTTAGTATTATGCTGACACTTGGCATTATAGAAATAATGAATGCAGTAATTGACAGTAAAAGACCAATTGTTACTTATGAAAGTGTAATTAAAAGTCCTGTTGTAACTAAAGATATAAAGTCACTTTGGAAAGACGCGTGGGTAAGAAATCCTAAACATGGATCATTTCCAAGTGATACTGTTGCTCTTTTATCTACAATTGCTTTTGGATTATTTTTCTGGAATAAAACAATTGGTATTTTTGCAATTTTATTTGTCTTATTTACAGGAATACTTCCAAGATTGTATTTTGGATTGCACTATCCTTCAGATATGTTAATTGGTGTATTAATTTCTTTTTGTTCCACGTTATTTATTGAAAAAGTAAAACTTTTTAATTTATTAGCTAAACAAATCCTAAAAGTTCAAGTTCGTTACCCATACTTTTTTGGAGTGATTGGTTTTTATCTTGCTTATATAATTGCTGAAAAATTTATTTTACTTAGGAAGTTACCTGTATGGATAAAAGTTATGTTAGGGCAGTAGAATAATAAAAAATAAGAGGTGAATGCAAATGAAAAACAAATACTTTCAAGGGCTAAACTAAATCAACAGTTAAAGATAAGTATAACCTTCTGGGTCTTTGACCAGCTTAAT
Coding sequences:
- a CDS encoding phosphatase PAP2 family protein; translated protein: MFFNQYCGRCIFLDTLALIFLSVDALRTAILVALVIGIWEYGLYKKDINANKRVLAILFSIMLTLGIIEIMNAVIDSKRPIVTYESVIKSPVVTKDIKSLWKDAWVRNPKHGSFPSDTVALLSTIAFGLFFWNKTIGIFAILFVLFTGILPRLYFGLHYPSDMLIGVLISFCSTLFIEKVKLFNLLAKQILKVQVRYPYFFGVIGFYLAYIIAEKFILLRKLPVWIKVMLGQ